Proteins from one Gimesia maris genomic window:
- a CDS encoding DUF1573 domain-containing protein translates to MKRLSFRLKSFLAAYFTVVLIIGVIFYGTSLFGAPQIVAPLCEFKEIPAGETARQKISVQNTTSQPLQLIGAMVPCTLCGCASTEGLPVTIPPGQSESFFVLFKATTAGQFKTEIELYTDNPEQTIVRLHVRGTVKQDAKDQPVK, encoded by the coding sequence ATGAAGCGGCTCTCTTTCAGACTGAAATCATTCCTGGCAGCTTACTTTACTGTGGTCCTGATAATTGGGGTAATTTTTTATGGCACCTCCCTGTTCGGGGCCCCGCAGATTGTGGCACCGCTCTGTGAATTCAAAGAGATCCCAGCCGGCGAGACAGCACGACAGAAGATCTCTGTCCAGAACACGACCAGTCAACCACTCCAGCTGATCGGTGCGATGGTTCCCTGCACGCTTTGTGGCTGCGCCTCTACGGAAGGGCTGCCTGTGACAATCCCGCCCGGTCAGAGTGAAAGCTTCTTCGTATTATTCAAAGCAACAACAGCAGGCCAATTCAAAACAGAAATCGAACTGTATACCGACAACCCCGAACAGACCATCGTTCGACTACATGTCCGCGGGACAGTGAAACAGGACGCAAAAGACCAACCAGTGAAGTGA
- a CDS encoding pre-peptidase C-terminal domain-containing protein, with amino-acid sequence MLSTARILPAVVSMALVHGLFSEVKAAPPSVNYLNPAGGQVGQKVEVSVNKTLGTAPVSVWTSAPGLTITIPEKPANGKEKQFTVQIDAAAKPGLYWLRFHNAEGASEIRPFLVGTLPEQAETEPNDDLEHAHKCELPGVTINGVLAKSGDVDIYQVKLKRGQTLIASQTANEQLGSPMDGLLQILNHRGTVLEQMEDTLWFDPRIVFTAPEDGTYYVRTFAFPADPNSTIRFAGAASYIYRLTLTTGPFVDHSLPLAWHPAAAAPVALEGWNLPDDLKTLLPAMTDSKTQALLSHPQLGNLLTIPLSKTPVILETKESQAEKGQLLTLPATVTGKIAERKEIDSYRFAAKKGDKLTFKVDTYMLGYPLDAYIKLFDAKGKLLKEVDDARRNYYDAQLDYGIPADGEYRLEVTDRFQYGGFRYVYLLSIQPTEADFSLQTTEEQYTLTAGDKPLEIEVKVDRQSPRFNDDIEISVAGLPAGVTCEPVVSKLKEKTEKSVKLKLEAKADVVFQGPLEIKGVSLKDKTQVHAPTAVIKGISPKRKTARPKADLELPYLWLTIKKK; translated from the coding sequence ATGTTGTCTACCGCTCGGATTCTGCCCGCTGTTGTTTCGATGGCATTGGTTCATGGTCTGTTTTCAGAAGTGAAGGCCGCGCCTCCCAGCGTGAATTATCTGAACCCCGCAGGCGGTCAGGTGGGACAGAAGGTCGAAGTCAGCGTTAATAAAACACTGGGCACTGCACCGGTTTCCGTCTGGACTTCGGCTCCCGGGTTGACGATTACGATCCCGGAGAAACCCGCTAATGGTAAGGAAAAACAATTCACCGTCCAGATCGATGCCGCTGCCAAGCCCGGTTTGTACTGGCTGCGTTTTCACAATGCGGAAGGGGCTTCTGAAATCCGACCGTTCCTGGTGGGTACTCTTCCCGAACAGGCCGAAACGGAGCCCAATGACGACCTGGAACATGCCCACAAATGCGAACTGCCAGGCGTGACCATCAATGGCGTGCTGGCCAAAAGTGGTGATGTTGACATCTACCAGGTAAAATTAAAAAGGGGTCAGACCCTGATTGCATCGCAGACTGCGAACGAACAGCTGGGTTCACCCATGGATGGCCTGCTGCAGATTCTCAATCATCGAGGCACCGTGCTGGAGCAGATGGAAGATACCCTCTGGTTTGATCCGCGGATTGTCTTTACCGCGCCGGAAGACGGAACCTATTACGTGCGCACGTTCGCATTTCCTGCGGATCCCAACAGCACGATTCGTTTTGCGGGCGCTGCTTCTTACATTTACCGTTTGACGCTGACGACAGGACCGTTCGTCGACCATAGTCTGCCACTCGCCTGGCATCCTGCTGCCGCGGCACCGGTGGCATTGGAAGGCTGGAATCTGCCTGATGATTTAAAAACGCTGTTACCCGCGATGACTGACTCGAAAACGCAGGCGCTGCTCAGCCACCCGCAACTGGGAAACTTGTTGACGATCCCGTTGAGTAAGACTCCGGTTATTCTTGAAACCAAAGAGAGTCAGGCTGAGAAGGGCCAACTGTTGACGTTACCGGCGACGGTTACCGGCAAAATCGCTGAGCGGAAAGAGATCGATTCCTACCGTTTCGCAGCGAAAAAAGGGGACAAGCTGACGTTCAAAGTCGACACATATATGCTGGGTTATCCCCTGGATGCTTACATCAAGCTGTTTGATGCGAAAGGCAAACTGCTGAAAGAAGTGGATGATGCCCGCCGGAATTATTATGACGCCCAACTCGATTATGGGATTCCTGCGGACGGAGAATATCGCCTGGAAGTGACCGATCGATTTCAATATGGCGGCTTTCGTTATGTGTACCTGTTGTCGATCCAGCCTACCGAAGCCGACTTCTCGTTGCAGACCACCGAAGAGCAATACACGCTGACCGCCGGCGACAAGCCGCTGGAAATCGAAGTCAAAGTTGATCGCCAGAGTCCGCGGTTCAACGATGACATTGAAATTAGCGTGGCTGGGTTACCCGCAGGGGTGACGTGTGAGCCTGTGGTTTCCAAGCTGAAAGAGAAGACCGAGAAATCGGTCAAGCTGAAGCTGGAAGCCAAGGCGGACGTGGTATTTCAAGGCCCGCTGGAAATCAAAGGCGTGAGCCTGAAAGACAAGACGCAGGTCCACGCGCCGACCGCTGTCATCAAAGGCATCAGCCCCAAACGCAAAACCGCCCGTCCCAAAGCGGATCTCGAACTGCCTTACCTGTGGTTGACAATTAAGAAGAAGTAG
- a CDS encoding DUF1501 domain-containing protein, producing the protein MMNVSKNCNGITRRNCLQLGLGAMTGLGMVDLLRLQSQAKGTAAPGPKATAKSVILIWMDGGPSHYESFDPKPEAPIEVRGEFNPISTKVPGVQFSQHMTRLASIFDKCSVIRSIRHNQGNHGAGNHYMMTGAPPRIPVGCGAFVSFHPSMGSVVAHQKPTTNNLPAYFSMPRMSRSGGPNFLGAKYAPFVMSDNPNSSNFRVRDLSLPSGLTDTRYQTRRDLRQQVDQLKRIRDEVAGDPVLSLDEYYEQGYSLVASTEAQKAFEIDRESDELRDKYGRNSFGQRALLARRLTEAGVPFVTLYEGGWDNHGSLFKTFRGRMPSFENTIATLIEDLDERGLLDTTMVLALGEFGRTPKINPGGGRDHWSNAMSVLMAGGGTPGGLALGATDKAGYSAVERVLSPENFVSTIYTKMGIDPDKMLYTPEGRPSHLVSDPTPIPELFA; encoded by the coding sequence ATGATGAATGTTTCAAAGAATTGCAATGGAATCACACGACGAAATTGCCTGCAGCTAGGCCTCGGTGCCATGACCGGTCTGGGAATGGTAGACTTACTTCGCCTGCAGTCCCAGGCTAAAGGCACCGCTGCTCCGGGTCCGAAAGCCACCGCGAAGAGCGTAATCCTGATCTGGATGGACGGTGGTCCTTCGCACTATGAATCCTTCGATCCCAAACCGGAAGCACCGATTGAAGTTCGCGGCGAATTCAACCCGATTTCCACGAAGGTGCCCGGCGTCCAGTTTTCGCAGCATATGACGCGTCTGGCGTCGATCTTCGATAAATGCTCGGTCATCCGATCCATCCGCCATAACCAGGGGAACCACGGGGCTGGTAACCATTACATGATGACCGGTGCTCCACCGCGAATTCCAGTCGGCTGTGGCGCGTTTGTAAGCTTCCATCCCAGCATGGGCTCCGTGGTTGCACATCAGAAACCAACAACCAACAATCTGCCCGCCTATTTCTCCATGCCCCGCATGTCACGTTCCGGCGGACCGAACTTCCTGGGAGCCAAGTACGCCCCGTTTGTGATGTCGGACAATCCGAATTCATCCAACTTCCGCGTGCGGGACCTGTCTCTTCCCAGTGGTCTCACCGACACCCGCTATCAAACTCGCCGCGATCTGCGTCAGCAGGTCGATCAGCTGAAGCGCATCCGGGACGAAGTCGCCGGCGATCCGGTGCTCAGCCTGGATGAATACTATGAGCAGGGCTATAGCCTGGTCGCTTCCACCGAAGCACAGAAGGCCTTTGAAATTGATCGCGAGTCTGACGAGTTACGCGATAAATACGGTCGAAACTCATTCGGTCAACGTGCCCTGCTGGCTCGTCGTCTGACCGAAGCCGGCGTGCCATTCGTCACCTTGTACGAAGGGGGCTGGGACAATCACGGCAGTCTGTTCAAGACGTTCCGTGGTCGCATGCCTTCCTTTGAAAACACCATCGCGACTCTGATCGAAGACCTGGACGAACGCGGTCTGCTGGATACGACCATGGTACTGGCACTGGGTGAATTCGGTCGTACACCGAAAATCAATCCCGGCGGCGGTCGTGATCACTGGTCCAACGCGATGTCCGTCCTGATGGCCGGCGGCGGAACACCCGGCGGACTCGCTCTCGGAGCGACCGACAAAGCCGGTTACTCCGCTGTTGAACGCGTGCTTTCGCCGGAAAACTTTGTCTCGACCATCTATACAAAGATGGGCATCGACCCTGACAAAATGCTCTACACACCGGAAGGTCGTCCGTCGCATCTGGTCAGCGACCCGACACCGATTCCGGAACTGTTTGCATAA
- a CDS encoding DUF1549 domain-containing protein, whose amino-acid sequence MKSLLYHCLACLLLCSAVSVRAAENSQQSLKVYPEKVQLTGQRARQQLLVTGVNNKQSIDLTREVQFQSDQPAVIQVNAAGVIEPVSNGTATVTVTDGAVKIKVPVEVKDFDKQPLLDFERDVHPLFSRFSCNSGACHGKQRGQGGFQLSMFAFDPEFDYGALTKESRGRRASPLAPDQSLVLLKGAGKIPHGGGKKLPEDSKYYNIIEQWIAEGATRSVAEAPKLVKISAEPTERIMQPETKQQMVVTAYYNDGSTRDVTDLAEYMSSESVYVSVDEHGLVTAGSLMGEASIMARYMGKFASLSVTIPSDNTVPDSFYARLPRNNFIDGLVWDKLKKYGLKPSEPIDDATYLRRVSIDVIGRTPTAEEARAFLQDPSPNKRERLVDYLLEQPEFGDHWANKWADLLRPNPYHVGIKTVLSYDAWIRQSFHQNKPLDQFTHELLTAQGGTWHNGAVTMFRDRRKPEELTTIVSQLFLGIRLSCAQCHHHPNEVWGQEDFYSFAAYFAKIGRKGRGISAPISGSEELIFTANSGSVRHPLTNEVLPPRPLFGEVPEIKENQDPREILADWIISPQNHFFAEVNANRVWADLMGRGIVEPIDDFRESNPPSNKPLIKALGKHFREQKFDLKKYIKTIVTSHVYALSALPNETNVSDTRNYSRHYRQRLRAEVLLDSVSEMIGVPDSFSAMPEDSTAKQIWTHRVSSVFLDSFGRPDPNQDPPCERTADTTVVQVLHMMNSRDLYARIQSGKGNSAAWAKSKMTPDQIVEEIYLTAYARYPSLEEKRLGRSLFEKEGADRQQVIEDLMWALLNTPEYLFKN is encoded by the coding sequence ATGAAATCTCTTCTCTATCATTGTCTGGCTTGTCTGCTGCTGTGTTCCGCCGTTTCTGTGCGGGCCGCTGAGAATTCGCAGCAAAGTCTGAAGGTCTATCCTGAAAAAGTACAACTGACGGGTCAACGCGCACGACAGCAGTTACTGGTGACAGGCGTCAATAATAAACAAAGCATCGACCTGACACGCGAAGTGCAGTTTCAGTCAGATCAACCCGCTGTGATTCAGGTGAATGCCGCCGGCGTGATCGAACCCGTCTCGAACGGAACGGCGACAGTAACGGTCACCGATGGCGCTGTAAAAATCAAAGTGCCCGTCGAAGTCAAAGATTTCGATAAGCAGCCGTTGCTTGATTTTGAACGCGATGTGCATCCGCTGTTTTCCCGATTCAGTTGCAACAGTGGTGCGTGTCATGGAAAACAACGCGGTCAGGGTGGATTTCAATTGTCGATGTTCGCCTTCGATCCTGAATTTGATTACGGTGCATTAACGAAGGAATCACGGGGTCGCCGTGCTTCACCCCTGGCTCCCGATCAGAGCCTGGTGCTGCTCAAAGGAGCCGGCAAGATTCCGCACGGCGGTGGTAAAAAGCTGCCGGAAGACAGCAAATACTACAACATCATCGAACAGTGGATTGCGGAAGGTGCCACACGTTCTGTTGCTGAGGCACCGAAGCTTGTGAAGATCTCGGCGGAACCGACCGAGCGGATCATGCAGCCTGAAACAAAACAGCAGATGGTGGTGACCGCGTATTATAATGATGGGTCCACCCGCGATGTGACGGACCTCGCCGAATACATGTCGAGCGAAAGTGTGTATGTTTCCGTCGATGAGCACGGACTGGTGACCGCGGGTTCGCTGATGGGTGAAGCCTCGATCATGGCCCGCTACATGGGAAAATTCGCTTCCCTGAGCGTCACCATTCCTTCTGATAATACAGTCCCGGACAGCTTCTACGCCAGGCTGCCTCGCAATAATTTCATTGATGGTCTGGTCTGGGACAAATTGAAGAAATACGGACTGAAACCTTCTGAACCCATTGACGATGCCACTTATCTGCGTCGCGTTTCCATCGATGTCATCGGTCGAACCCCGACAGCGGAAGAAGCCCGGGCATTTCTGCAGGATCCTTCTCCCAACAAACGGGAACGGCTGGTCGATTATCTGCTGGAACAGCCCGAGTTCGGCGATCACTGGGCCAACAAGTGGGCTGATCTCCTGCGACCCAATCCGTATCATGTGGGGATCAAGACCGTCTTGAGTTATGATGCCTGGATTCGCCAGTCGTTTCACCAGAACAAACCCCTCGATCAGTTCACGCATGAATTGCTGACCGCCCAAGGTGGCACGTGGCACAACGGTGCGGTGACCATGTTCCGTGATCGTCGCAAACCCGAAGAGCTCACTACAATTGTCAGTCAGCTCTTTCTGGGAATTCGACTGAGCTGTGCCCAGTGTCATCACCACCCCAACGAAGTCTGGGGTCAGGAAGATTTCTACAGTTTCGCGGCCTACTTCGCCAAAATCGGCCGTAAAGGCCGCGGGATCTCGGCCCCGATTTCCGGTTCAGAAGAGCTGATTTTCACAGCGAATTCCGGCAGCGTGCGTCATCCGCTGACCAACGAAGTCCTGCCACCCCGCCCCCTGTTTGGAGAAGTGCCTGAGATTAAAGAAAATCAGGATCCACGCGAAATACTGGCAGACTGGATTATTTCACCCCAAAATCATTTCTTCGCCGAAGTGAATGCCAACCGCGTCTGGGCCGATCTGATGGGACGCGGTATTGTCGAACCGATTGACGACTTCCGAGAAAGCAATCCTCCGTCCAACAAGCCGCTGATCAAAGCGCTGGGCAAACATTTCCGGGAACAGAAATTCGATTTAAAGAAATACATCAAGACGATTGTGACATCTCATGTTTACGCACTGAGTGCCTTACCCAACGAAACCAACGTGAGTGATACGCGAAATTATTCGCGACATTATCGTCAGCGTCTGCGTGCAGAAGTTCTGCTGGACAGCGTCAGCGAAATGATCGGCGTGCCCGACTCATTTTCAGCCATGCCCGAGGATTCAACGGCTAAACAGATCTGGACGCATCGCGTGAGTTCGGTCTTCCTCGACTCCTTCGGCCGTCCCGATCCCAACCAGGATCCGCCCTGCGAACGCACGGCTGATACTACTGTCGTGCAGGTCCTGCATATGATGAATTCACGTGACCTGTATGCCCGGATTCAATCCGGTAAAGGTAACAGTGCCGCATGGGCCAAGAGTAAAATGACGCCCGATCAGATCGTAGAAGAGATTTATCTGACCGCTTATGCGAGATATCCGAGTCTGGAAGAAAAACGACTGGGGCGCTCCCTGTTTGAAAAGGAAGGGGCTGACCGACAGCAGGTTATTGAAGACCTGATGTGGGCACTGCTCAATACACCGGAATACCTTTTCAAAAACTAA
- a CDS encoding 5' nucleotidase, NT5C type — protein sequence MAVRHILLDMDGVISDFMGAILELHDQGHLLEQWPPGERNYAGVLGMTKDEFWKPVDSVGGRFWSEFPPYPWLEELLALLKQTAPITISTSPSRSAACASAKVEWLRQHFQEPLFMDFMIGTQKYLLAKPDVVLIDDQHKNVDLFREHGGQAILFPQPWNENYAITDRIGYVKSELEKMV from the coding sequence ATGGCTGTACGACATATTTTACTGGACATGGATGGCGTGATTTCCGATTTCATGGGTGCCATTCTGGAGTTACATGATCAGGGGCATCTGCTGGAACAGTGGCCTCCCGGTGAACGCAACTACGCGGGCGTACTGGGAATGACAAAAGATGAATTCTGGAAACCCGTCGATTCTGTTGGCGGACGCTTCTGGTCGGAGTTTCCTCCCTACCCCTGGCTGGAGGAACTGCTGGCTCTGCTGAAACAGACGGCTCCCATTACGATCAGCACATCCCCCAGTCGCAGTGCCGCCTGTGCTTCTGCGAAAGTCGAATGGCTCAGACAGCATTTTCAGGAACCCCTGTTCATGGACTTTATGATCGGTACGCAGAAATATCTGCTGGCAAAACCAGATGTCGTGTTGATTGACGATCAGCATAAGAACGTCGACCTGTTCCGGGAGCATGGCGGGCAGGCGATTCTGTTCCCTCAGCCCTGGAATGAAAATTATGCCATCACCGACCGCATCGGTTACGTAAAATCAGAGCTGGAAAAGATGGTGTAA
- a CDS encoding Rieske 2Fe-2S domain-containing protein, with protein sequence MTNWIPLGNAYEISPGSRKAYTVQGTEIAVFHVAEGDQPGTFYAIDNSCPHQGASLIEGEGCGTEVTCPLHDWNFDVATGECHDFPDFSLTRFELKVETGVLMVNGDAFGEPGPPQNLFLVRYGAMGWVDHFSAEPEDDYPHRTAVLIETSRGEEVGEILSAAGQMEKPPTAAGTIIREFTPADQSTLSSQEDVTARVFQECQTLIQERGMPTEIIDCEQLFDQQTVVLYYLGSRMPALEILAQELNANYAWRIVFHPVDEAPAASGCSSGGCGCDDK encoded by the coding sequence ATGACCAACTGGATTCCGCTGGGAAATGCATATGAAATTTCTCCCGGCTCGCGTAAAGCCTATACCGTCCAAGGAACCGAGATCGCCGTGTTCCATGTTGCAGAGGGAGATCAGCCGGGCACCTTTTACGCCATCGACAATTCCTGCCCGCATCAGGGCGCGTCCCTGATTGAAGGCGAAGGTTGTGGCACGGAAGTGACCTGTCCCCTGCATGACTGGAACTTCGATGTCGCGACTGGTGAGTGTCACGACTTTCCTGACTTTAGCCTGACCCGCTTTGAACTCAAAGTAGAGACAGGCGTGTTAATGGTAAATGGTGATGCCTTTGGTGAACCGGGACCACCGCAGAATCTGTTTCTGGTTCGCTACGGTGCCATGGGCTGGGTCGATCACTTTTCTGCAGAGCCGGAAGACGACTATCCGCACCGGACTGCCGTCCTGATTGAAACCAGTCGCGGAGAAGAAGTCGGCGAGATACTTTCGGCTGCAGGCCAGATGGAAAAACCACCGACTGCCGCCGGTACCATTATCCGCGAATTCACCCCCGCTGACCAGTCGACATTATCCAGCCAGGAAGATGTGACAGCGCGCGTCTTTCAGGAGTGCCAGACCCTGATTCAGGAACGGGGCATGCCGACCGAAATCATCGACTGCGAACAACTGTTTGATCAGCAGACCGTCGTGCTGTATTATCTGGGAAGCCGCATGCCGGCGCTGGAAATCCTGGCACAGGAACTCAATGCCAACTACGCGTGGCGGATCGTGTTTCATCCGGTTGATGAAGCGCCTGCTGCCTCCGGCTGTTCCAGTGGCGGTTGTGGCTGTGATGATAAGTAA
- a CDS encoding dipeptidase, translated as MSTPINRRSFLGTSLAATSLGLAAADSVTAADQESAKPSTKPKPIQNEVILHARQVALDILKPSQKQLEHGLELHAESLVFDSYGFAPRAAVDGERLAEAINNHASTAEIQDLREDMSMTRCVTDPAEQREFKEAFDASGVTCIFQNAGEEGQDPMRLMKRLARFTFTTDMLSDFVFKAVTPEEIVQAKLEGRHCLYLTGNGVPLTQQWETTTDEMKYMRIFFQLGIRMMHMTYNRRNMLGDGCAEPANAGLSDFGRTVVAEMNRLGIIPDVAHSGWQTSLETAQVSKKPVVASHSTCASLHKHIRSKPDEVIKAIVETNGLIGICCIPRYLGGKGDISALLDHVDYVVKNFGIDYVAIGTDVSYTSRNNSLERKKVPRAPRSRTAWRSLWPDDPFVETPEMRTSVSWTNWPLFTVGLVQRGYSDADIQKIIGGNVLRVCQESLT; from the coding sequence ATGAGCACCCCCATCAATCGCCGCTCTTTTCTGGGTACTTCACTGGCAGCGACCAGCCTGGGCCTGGCAGCTGCCGACTCTGTCACCGCCGCCGATCAGGAATCAGCAAAACCCTCAACAAAACCGAAGCCGATTCAGAACGAAGTCATTCTGCACGCCCGCCAGGTCGCACTTGATATTCTCAAGCCCAGTCAGAAACAGCTGGAACATGGCCTGGAACTGCATGCAGAGTCGCTCGTCTTCGATTCGTACGGCTTTGCACCCCGCGCTGCCGTCGATGGGGAGCGCCTGGCGGAAGCCATTAACAACCATGCGTCGACCGCGGAGATCCAGGACCTGCGGGAAGACATGTCGATGACCCGCTGTGTAACCGATCCCGCCGAGCAACGTGAATTCAAAGAAGCCTTCGATGCTTCCGGCGTAACCTGTATTTTTCAAAACGCGGGCGAAGAAGGGCAGGACCCCATGCGGCTGATGAAGCGACTGGCCCGCTTCACTTTTACCACCGACATGCTCTCCGACTTTGTTTTTAAAGCAGTCACACCGGAAGAGATCGTGCAGGCCAAACTGGAAGGCCGCCACTGTCTGTACCTGACAGGAAACGGCGTCCCTTTAACGCAACAGTGGGAAACCACCACCGACGAAATGAAATACATGCGGATCTTTTTCCAGTTGGGCATTCGCATGATGCACATGACTTACAACCGTCGCAACATGCTGGGCGACGGCTGTGCGGAACCGGCCAACGCGGGTCTGAGTGACTTCGGTCGGACCGTCGTGGCGGAAATGAATCGACTGGGCATCATTCCCGATGTCGCACACTCGGGCTGGCAGACCAGCCTGGAAACGGCACAGGTCTCGAAAAAACCGGTCGTCGCCAGTCATTCGACCTGCGCCTCCCTCCACAAACATATCCGCAGTAAACCCGATGAAGTCATCAAGGCCATTGTCGAGACGAATGGTCTGATCGGCATCTGCTGTATTCCCCGCTACCTGGGCGGTAAAGGGGATATCAGTGCGCTGCTGGATCATGTTGATTATGTGGTCAAGAACTTCGGGATCGACTATGTCGCCATTGGAACTGACGTGTCTTATACCTCGCGCAATAATTCGCTGGAGCGTAAAAAAGTGCCCCGCGCCCCGCGGTCGCGGACTGCCTGGCGCAGCCTGTGGCCCGACGATCCGTTTGTGGAGACTCCCGAAATGCGAACCAGCGTCTCCTGGACCAACTGGCCTCTGTTTACGGTTGGCCTCGTCCAGCGTGGCTACTCTGATGCCGATATACAGAAAATTATTGGCGGTAACGTCTTACGTGTCTGTCAGGAGTCTCTGACTTGA
- a CDS encoding NAD-dependent epimerase/dehydratase family protein, with the protein MRVLITGAAGYVGRYFAAHWQSTEDLELVLADIHPLADDPRFITLDLTDAKQTRAALENIDAVIHLAKQADEGPMEGDELNGKRFDVNVKGTFNLLEAARAAGVKRFIFTSTVMTVLGYTAPQWVESDAPPLPVGSYALTKQLCEVMCQHYARAYDMSIICLRIPKPIDLEHPLWKTHPLRPQWVPFPDLLQAYQKALTAEISGCEVITIVGESSKRRWDLSKAEKLLGYRPTLIPEELGYAMGTEDQPIPTEDHYA; encoded by the coding sequence ATGCGAGTTTTAATAACAGGTGCCGCCGGTTATGTCGGTCGCTATTTCGCCGCGCACTGGCAATCGACGGAAGACCTGGAACTGGTGCTGGCAGACATTCATCCTCTTGCCGATGATCCACGGTTTATCACTCTTGATCTCACAGACGCCAAACAAACCCGCGCGGCGCTGGAAAACATCGATGCTGTCATTCATCTGGCAAAACAGGCTGACGAAGGCCCGATGGAAGGAGATGAGTTAAACGGAAAACGTTTTGACGTGAACGTGAAAGGCACGTTTAACCTGCTGGAAGCAGCCCGTGCTGCCGGCGTGAAACGCTTTATCTTTACCAGTACGGTGATGACGGTACTGGGATACACAGCACCGCAATGGGTGGAATCGGATGCACCACCTCTGCCCGTGGGTTCGTATGCACTCACAAAACAGCTCTGTGAAGTCATGTGCCAGCATTATGCACGCGCGTATGACATGTCGATTATCTGCCTGCGGATCCCCAAGCCGATCGACCTGGAACACCCTCTCTGGAAAACGCACCCGCTGCGCCCTCAATGGGTGCCTTTTCCTGACCTGCTGCAGGCGTACCAGAAAGCACTGACCGCCGAGATCTCGGGCTGCGAAGTCATTACCATTGTCGGCGAAAGCTCAAAACGCCGCTGGGATCTCAGCAAAGCAGAAAAACTGCTGGGCTATCGACCGACCCTCATTCCGGAAGAACTGGGCTACGCCATGGGAACCGAAGATCAGCCTATTCCGACCGAAGACCATTATGCCTGA
- a CDS encoding leucine-rich repeat domain-containing protein yields MSKAATGSEEEVPQESTLETDIKSLKEISANLKMDYNGNISQVSFSGSKLVDAGLVYLGRLSKLRKLDLSGSKVTDDGMVHLKSLKSLREITLHGIPVSDSGLAEFKKLSNLEILNLSRTKVTDAGLKHLKSLDSLKELFLTGLEITADGLAHLSGLKSLETLGLSETQITDDALAHLKTLKKLRVLLLRDTQITDEGLKQIKGLTRLQRLWLRNTQITDDGLKYLIKMKDMEWLELNDTQITNAGISEIKVLENIVDMNLRNTDVSDKCITSLKKMKNLGTLYIDGTEITEEGIAKLEKSLPYCRVEQ; encoded by the coding sequence ATGAGTAAAGCTGCCACCGGTTCAGAGGAAGAAGTTCCCCAGGAATCAACGCTGGAAACGGATATCAAGTCACTGAAAGAAATCAGTGCAAATTTGAAGATGGATTACAACGGCAACATTTCGCAGGTTTCGTTTTCCGGTTCCAAGCTGGTGGATGCAGGACTGGTTTATCTGGGACGCCTGTCCAAGTTGCGAAAACTGGACCTGTCCGGTTCCAAAGTGACTGATGACGGGATGGTGCATCTCAAGTCTTTAAAGAGTCTGCGTGAGATCACGCTGCATGGGATTCCCGTATCTGACTCCGGCCTGGCAGAATTCAAGAAGCTGTCAAATCTTGAAATCCTGAATCTGTCGCGGACTAAAGTGACAGACGCCGGCTTGAAGCATCTGAAAAGTCTGGACAGCCTGAAAGAACTGTTTCTGACAGGGCTCGAAATTACAGCAGACGGTCTGGCTCATCTATCCGGTTTAAAGAGTCTGGAAACGCTGGGGCTGTCTGAAACACAGATCACAGATGATGCACTGGCTCATCTGAAGACGCTGAAAAAACTGCGTGTCCTGCTCCTGCGCGATACTCAGATTACCGATGAAGGTCTCAAGCAGATTAAAGGCTTGACCCGCCTGCAGCGACTGTGGCTGCGAAATACGCAAATCACGGACGACGGGTTGAAGTATCTGATCAAAATGAAAGATATGGAGTGGCTGGAACTGAACGATACGCAGATCACCAATGCCGGTATTTCCGAGATCAAAGTCCTCGAAAATATCGTGGATATGAATCTGCGGAATACGGATGTCAGTGACAAGTGCATCACGTCTCTCAAGAAGATGAAAAATCTGGGCACGCTGTATATCGATGGTACTGAAATCACTGAAGAGGGAATTGCCAAGCTCGAGAAGAGCCTGCCCTACTGTCGCGTAGAACAATAA